The nucleotide window CTCAGCTTTTTGTGTAGGTGGTATGCCTATATCTCGTCAGATAGAAAACTTGCGTTATCGTCCACACGTTGTGATCGGCACACCAGGTAGACTTAAAGACTTGGCTGATCGCGGATGTATTCGTTACAACGAATATCAAAACGTGGTTCTAGACGAGGTTGATCATATGTTAGACATGGGATTTATAGAACCTATCACAAAGATCATGAACTCTCTTCCAAAAGAACGTCAAACACTTTTCTTCTCAGCTACTATGCCTACCCGTATCCGAGCTCTAACAAGTCAGTTTTTAAAAGATCCTGTATTGATTGAGATATCTAGTGGCTCTACAGCAAGTAACGTAACTCAAGATGTTATTCGTGTAGACGGTGATAGATCAAAGAAATTTGATATCTTGCATGATATGCTTTCAACTCCTGAACTTACAAAAGTTTTGATTTTCAGTGAGACAAAGCGTGATGTTGAAAAACTTACTATAGACTTGCGGAATCGCGGTCACAAGGCTGTTTCTATACACGGAGACAAGCGTCAGCGTGAGCGTGCTCGAGCACTTACAGATTTCAAGACAAATATAGCTACAATCCTAGTTGCAACTGATGTTGCTGCTCGTGGTATAGATATCAAAGAAGTTTCTCATGTTATAAATTTCACAATTCCTCAGACATTTGATGATTACGTACACCGAATTGGTCGTACAGGTCGCGGAAGTCACAAGGGAACTGCACTGACATTTATTTAAACAAACAAAAAACTGCGTTACGCAGTTTTTTGTTTGTTTAAATTAGCTGTTTTGATAGAATTGAATTAAACACATTTCAATATGAATATTCAAATATGCTGTATCAGATGGGATGGGTATCCTATTACAAGAAGTATAAGAGAGGTGTTGTATAGCATTTCTCAGGATCTGTATAAACTTAAAATTCCTTACATTGAATTTGATCTAGGTTGGTGTAAGGGAGAAGTTTTTACTGAATGGCAAATTTTAGAAATCGAAAAGACGGTCGGCTGCGTATTTTATTCTACGATATATGTGGGCAACAAGAAGACCATAATAGAATATTTGGCAGAAGAGTATTTTGAGGAAAAATATGAAATAGAATTTCTCATTAATCAAGCAATTGTTGGAACAGAGTTTGGATATATATGTAGAAATTAGAAATTTTAAAAGCCACATGATTGTGGCTTTTTGTTTATGTTCCTCGATTGAACTCCGCTTCTTCCAGGAGCTCTTTGTTTGTGAACTTTTTTCTTTCTATTCTTGTCCACGCATCTTCTGTTTCACCTCCTCCTGCCGGACGAATCATTCTTACAAAAGCAAAACTGTTTGCTAGGATAGGTTTTTCTTCGAAGGGTATTTCTCGTGTGTAGTGTACTATAGAGCAGTTCGGTACACGACCCCAGCTTTCGGTGTTCATCAGATATTCGTTCGCTTTTTTCAAAGACATTCGTTCCAGTATGATTCGGAAAGCTCGCATCACGTGTCCATGACATACAATAATTACATTTTTCCCATCACATTCTCTTGCGAGTGTATCCAGGATAAGTTTTATTCTATCGCATAAATCTGCAACACTTTCACCTTGGAGTGGGCGATACAGAAATGGCTGAGTGTCATAAAATTTTTGCTCATTTTTGTAGAACTCATCTCTTTCAGATGGTGTGATACTGTTGAATACACCTCCGTCACGTTCGCGTAATTTTGCGTCTTGCATCCAGAGAGCATTCGGTAGATTAAGATGTGCAGCGGTCTGCATGGCTCGCACATTGTTTGAAACAAGCATCCTGTCGAATGCGTAGAGTTTATTTTTCTTGAACCATTCACCAGCAAGTTTTGCTTGTTCTATTCCGAGTTCAGTGAGTTGATATTGAGACTCATGCAGCTCCAAGAATTCTTCGCTGAAAAAAGACTCGTCACCTGTTTCTTCGAACTTTTTGCGTGCGAGGTTTCCCTCAGATTGTCCGTGTCGGACAAGAAATAAATTTTTTGGCATTCCCATATTTTCTAGATTAGTTATTTTTGTTGCCAATAACTTCGCGACAAAAACAACTAATCTAAAATAGGAAATAGTAAAAAGATCCTTATTTATCAACATAATAACGGATTTTTTGTGTTTTGTCAAACTTTGGTTTTTTGCCAGAAATGCTAGTATTAGAAAAAATTAAATATGGAAAATTTTGCGCAAGAGCTTTATGATATTAGCTTAAAATATCAGAACAGTCCTAAAATTAAAAAG belongs to Candidatus Nomurabacteria bacterium and includes:
- a CDS encoding DEAD/DEAH box helicase yields the protein MEHSKNRRYAPKRSFSSSRPSGSRSRAPQGGGRRGGGRGRGPAIDIVGFIRKSTETKHTEKKIAPVTSTFSDFAISENLKVNLAKRGFTTPTPIQDQAIPALLDGRDVVGLASTGTGKTGAFLLPLITKIEKDKSQKVLIMAPTRELALQIEQEFRLFSTGMKIYSAFCVGGMPISRQIENLRYRPHVVIGTPGRLKDLADRGCIRYNEYQNVVLDEVDHMLDMGFIEPITKIMNSLPKERQTLFFSATMPTRIRALTSQFLKDPVLIEISSGSTASNVTQDVIRVDGDRSKKFDILHDMLSTPELTKVLIFSETKRDVEKLTIDLRNRGHKAVSIHGDKRQRERARALTDFKTNIATILVATDVAARGIDIKEVSHVINFTIPQTFDDYVHRIGRTGRGSHKGTALTFI
- a CDS encoding histidine phosphatase family protein, with the protein product MLINKDLFTISYFRLVVFVAKLLATKITNLENMGMPKNLFLVRHGQSEGNLARKKFEETGDESFFSEEFLELHESQYQLTELGIEQAKLAGEWFKKNKLYAFDRMLVSNNVRAMQTAAHLNLPNALWMQDAKLRERDGGVFNSITPSERDEFYKNEQKFYDTQPFLYRPLQGESVADLCDRIKLILDTLARECDGKNVIIVCHGHVMRAFRIILERMSLKKANEYLMNTESWGRVPNCSIVHYTREIPFEEKPILANSFAFVRMIRPAGGGETEDAWTRIERKKFTNKELLEEAEFNRGT